A DNA window from Eriocheir sinensis breed Jianghai 21 chromosome 22, ASM2467909v1, whole genome shotgun sequence contains the following coding sequences:
- the LOC127002289 gene encoding uncharacterized protein LOC127002289 → MLAWLRDYLHRRRARVRFQGHKSSFRELENGTPQGGILSPFLFNILMEQLVALPFREGTVLLSYADDLALVVTGRGNRMDKAQQALDLITEKCEALGLKISAQKSRAMAIRAATPAGQLQAQGIGLEWVNRYLYLGVWLDSRLSFTTQASYVGVRLRARVNVMRAMTRPGAGATFSVLHVQEVRPLMDYCAPVLVSLSHSQQKKLEVAQNSALRVILGAPRCVARILLRDKEGVAQRRLRTAMAQGREVLGNNTWLIHTTSAVHGLTRTLGWWREADVPAPSFHPPPPWEPSIAPFTATPMPASKALCITQELRQRALMSMEQVTEPGSAVYYTDGSVDPVSGRTGAAAITGETRLLCRTADHCSTLQTELAALLLALEHAQARPELTVVIHTDSRAGLEALQSPRVTDNVGLVTSVLGSLQSLAVQGKCVRLHWIPSHVGVRGNEAADEAAKRAAAGPTITRRVPLSLQQTKAEARHAASWEAHQSHRELEGWKKQAAWYSIATGYHPLDDAQQHPRADGVLLQRVRLGYSTREQLQDGFQGQECAHCGRHSRRPLVHYLLSCPATARLRSAPEPDTQPAPGGLLSSREVKAALLVQRSPPDLLLEVLRAAPPPR, encoded by the exons ATGCTCGCCTGGCTCCGGGactacctccaccgccgccgggctCGGGTCAGGTTTCAGGGCCACAAGTCCAGCTTCAGGGAGCTTGAGAACGGGACTCCACAGGGCGGCATCCTCAGCCCGTTCCTGTTCAACATCCTCATGGAGCAGCTGGTGGCACTGCCGTTCCGTGAGGGCACCGTGCTGCTGAGCTACGCTGACGACCTTGCTCTTGTTGTCACGGGACGGGGCAACAGGATGGACAAAGCTCAGCAGGCCCTGGACCTTATCACCGAGAAGTGCGAGGCACTCGGCCTCAAGATCTCGGCACAAAAGTCCCGGGCCATGGCAATCAGGGCAGCCACTCCAGCCGGTCAACTGCAGGCCCAGGGCATAGGGTTAGAGTGGGTCAACAGGTACCTGTACCTCGGAGTGTGGCTGGACTCACGACTGTCCTTCACCACCCAAGCCAGCTACGTGGGTGTGAGACTCCGCGCCAGGGTCAACGTCATGAGGGCGATGACGAGGCCTGGTGCGGGAGCCACATTCTCCGTCCTGCATGTGCAAGAAGTACGGCCCCTGATGGACTACTGCGCCCctgtcctcgtctccctctcccaCAGCCAGCAAAAGAAACTCGAGGTCGCGCAGAACTCCGCCCTGAGGGTCATTCTGGGGGCGCCGAGATG CGTGGCCAGGATCCTCCTCCGAGACAAGGAGGGCGTGGCGCAGCGGAGACTGCGGACGGCCATGGCACAAGGCAGGGAGGTGCTCGGAAACAACACGTGGCTCATCCACACCACCTCAGCCGTCCACGGACTCACCCGCACACTCGGCTGGTGGCGGGAGGCCGATGTCCccgctccctccttccaccccccgCCCCCGTGGGAACCGTCCATCGCTCCCTTCACCGCCACGCCGATGCCAGCAAGCAAGGCCCTCTGCATCACCCAGGAGCTGCGGCAGCGCGCCCTTATGTCCATGGAGCAGGTCACCGAGCCAGGCAGCGCCGTCTACTACACGGACGGCTCGGTGGACCCGGTGAGCGGCAGAACGGGCGCTGCTGCCATCACCGGAGAGACGAGGCTCTTGTGTAGGACGGCTGACCACTGCTCTACCCTCCAGACGGAGCTGgccgccctcctcctcgccctggaACACGCCCAGGCCCGCCCGGAGTTGACCGTCGTCATACACACAGACTCCCGGGCGGGGCTGGAAGCCCTGCAGAGTCCGCGCGTCACCGACAACGTGGGCCTCGTCACTTCCGTGCTTGGCAGCCTGCAGAGCCTCGCCGTGCAGGGAAAGTGCGTCAGGCTCCACTGGATCCCCAGCCACGTGGGGGTACGCGGGAACGAGGCTGCGGACGAGGCCGCCAAGAGGGCCGCTGCGGGCCCCACCATCACCAGACGAGTGCCGCTCAGCCTGCAGCAGACCAAGGCTGAGGCGAGGCACGCTGCATCCTGGGAGGCGCATCAGAGCCACCGGGAGCTAGAAGGCTGGAAGAAGCAGGCGGCGTGGTACTCCATCGCCACCGGCTACCACCCCCTGGATGACGCCCAGCAGCATCCCAGGGCAGACGGTGTTCTGCTGCAGCGTGTCAGGCTGGGCTACAGCACCAGGGAGCAGCTCCAGGACGGTTTCCAGGGGCAGGAGTGTGCCCACTGCGGCAGACACAGCCGCCGCCCGCTGGTGCACTACCTGCTGTCGTGCCCGGCCACCGCGCGACTCAGGTCAGCCCCAGAGCCCGACACCCAGCCTGCACCCGGCGGCCTGCTGAGCAGCCGGGAGGTCAAGGCTGCCCTCCTGGTCCAGCGCTCGCCACCAGACCTGCTGCTCGAGGTGCTCAGGGCGGCACCTCCACCCCGATGA